Below is a window of Zygosaccharomyces rouxii strain CBS732 chromosome C complete sequence DNA.
GAGATCAAAGGAATAAATATAGAGGCTACCAgattggtggtggtagcaAGGGGAAAGGTGATAATGGTggatttctttctttaccATATAGAGCTGATTCATTTCAGTGCAGCGCGGCTGTTCATGCAGGTGTAATTTCACCCATCTGGGGAGGATGTGCAAAAATATCAATGCAAGGTTCTCAAAGCAATTTTCCGTCTGCCAATGGTAAGTACAAGACGGGTCCTTCCATTGGATTTGACACTTTTTTCCCTGCATCGTTTTcctttaaagattttaaagatggGATAGCTACGGGTTGCTATGATCCTAGAGTTCCAGTGGTAGtgttgaattttttctttggattgCCCATTCTTTATCTTACTCGAGGGGTTGTTGGTTATTGGATCACTACATTGGTCAGTTATTGGACAGTGGTCTTGGCGCTCGATCCGCCACTTTTGACAGATCCTCACGAACCATTTTCAGTTGCAGAATTGTTAAGTGTAGGGTTTCAAAGACTATTACCGCTCTGCTTTGTTCTTTATGTGTTATGGAAATGTGCAGTTAAACGCACTTTTGATAATGGTTCCCCATTGACCAAAATACTCCTATGGTATCCAACGTTTTGGTCAGGAGTAATGAACAATATCACTTATGATAGACTACCCGTTGATAGGCTTACATTTAGAGATATGAAACAACAAGCAGGTGCAGCAACCGCTGTGGGCTCTATTTTGGCCACAATTGTGGTAGGGGCTATTATTCAAGGTTATTCGTTGTGGAAATCTGGTAGATTAAGAAAATACATGTTGCTCTACTTGTTAATCCTGCTGTCATTGTTCTTTTTACAATCTATTCCGGGTTTAAATCTAAGACTTCATCATTATATCTTAGGTATTCTTTTCGTACCAGGATGTGCCACTAGAGGTTCCTCGGCTTACCTTTTCCAGGGAATCTTGATTGGTCTATTCATTTCAGGTGTTTCTCGTTGGGATTTTGCCAGCATCGTGGAGACGGATTTACATTTACTAAGAGATGAAGCTGGTGCATCCTTTGAACCACCAGCATTTCAGTTCGACCCCGAGAGACCtcattcaatttcttggaaattgGATACCAAGACGAATTCCACCATCGCTGCCAAGAATGACGACGAAAAGATCGATGGGTATTCCCTTCTAATGAACGATTTCCAAATATATGTGGGAGAAAATACTACTGTAGACATTGACCAGCTATTAAACCAAAATTATAATGTATCCCATATGCTAAACCAGACAATGAATCAAACGGATAAGGACACTAAGCTTTATTTTAGAGTAGCCAGGGCTTCTACCAAGAATCCCATCAATTATCGTGGTGATTATACAAATGCTGGTGTACTGGAATGGCCTAATGGTAGGTG
It encodes the following:
- a CDS encoding uncharacterized protein (similar to uniprot|P40514 Saccharomyces cerevisiae YIL067C Hypothetical ORF) produces the protein MVVGTTYKDLDSHGTEMDEESFPLEDLSVQGLPTYPDPLKKSDEEWLMLERSNFFKRFFIKLWKGPREPSDQRPVYPSKLRVLQFIDEFPDGVFRYYISNPFFRALIFIVYCSIWFGFMYELLEPYLVKPPYFYPKASNDDVPITSLTCNMMLNWEGINNACGTNADLCEPFDHKEYIIRCPALCDVNGWLYSAVAVGDQRNKYRGYQIGGGSKGKGDNGGFLSLPYRADSFQCSAAVHAGVISPIWGGCAKISMQGSQSNFPSANGKYKTGPSIGFDTFFPASFSFKDFKDGIATGCYDPRVPVVVLNFFFGLPILYLTRGVVGYWITTLVSYWTVVLALDPPLLTDPHEPFSVAELLSVGFQRLLPLCFVLYVLWKCAVKRTFDNGSPLTKILLWYPTFWSGVMNNITYDRLPVDRLTFRDMKQQAGAATAVGSILATIVVGAIIQGYSLWKSGRLRKYMLLYLLILLSLFFLQSIPGLNLRLHHYILGILFVPGCATRGSSAYLFQGILIGLFISGVSRWDFASIVETDLHLLRDEAGASFEPPAFQFDPERPHSISWKLDTKTNSTIAAKNDDEKIDGYSLLMNDFQIYVGENTTVDIDQLLNQNYNVSHMLNQTMNQTDKDTKLYFRVARASTKNPINYRGDYTNAGVLEWPNGRWHDPAPGVS